The Bacteroides sp. AN502(2024) DNA segment TACAGATGATAGAACCAGTTTCCTTGTCGAGCCATTTACGACGCCGTACACATAAGCTTACCTTACGGTCACGGATAGGAAAATCACGAATATAAACCGGAGGAAGAAAACCTTTGGACTCTAAAGAGTGAACCCTAGAGGACAAGGGAGGAAGATTTTGCTCATCTAAATGAATGGTTAACATTTCAGCGGTGTTCTCTATTTTAACAATATCAAAACACTCCAACAGGTCAGCTGGGAGTATGAAGCGAGCAAGAACTAAAAGAGTATCGTAACTAGTCATAAGAGTTTTTTGAAGGCAAAGATAAGAATTGGAGAGAAGAAGACCACATGATTTTACCGGTGAACCATTATATCGGTTCTATATGATTTTCCGTCAAATTCGATTTTCCCATCAAAGATAGAACCAATTAGCTTCATCTTTACCTCTATGGGTGCATCTTTAATGTACTTATCTAAGTTGTTTATCAGGGAGATAGCATAGTCAAGTTTGGGTTCTATGTTGCCACGGTTCCCTGTCTCAAGCAATGATATACGAGTTTCAAGTTCCAGAGCTTCCTTTTCGTATCGTTCAAGAATTCTTGCATATCGGTCAGCGTGAGATGTGTCTGTTATCAGCATATCTTCGGCATTTACTATCTGCTTGCGTTTATCAACTAATTGCTTCTGCAAAGCTGATATTTTAGACTTGATTTCTTGTTTTGCACCACCTTGCACATCAAGCAATACGGCCTCATAGAGACGTAGCACGGCCTCATTAGGCTTCAAACAGCCCACATATCGGGCAAAAGTTTCATTGGCTTCCTCCGCTCTAACTCTGATATGCTTCGCATCTTCGCAACAGTTATAATAAGTGTAATAGCTGCCATTTCTCCTTGACCTTGAACCAGTGAAAGCATGTCCGCATTTGGGGCAGACAATGTATTTTCGCAGAAATAGGTCGGGATTGATAGCCTTCTCCAATTTAGGTTTGGATTTCTTTTTACCATCAAGAACATCTTGCACCTTGTAAAACACTTCCTCAGATACCAATGCCTCATGCTGACCTTGTACCAATTCTTCGGGTTCGTCTTTATACGCTGGCACTCGGATTTTACCCATATAAAATAGATTGCGAAGCATATCTAAAAATGTGCTTTCGGGTATATGAGGACAGTATTTCTTCCGTGCGTAGTTGGCACTGATTACACCTTTGGATAGTTCAATAAATGCTGTACGTATCGGTTTTGCAGCTTCTTCATTGACTACAATGTAGCAACGATGTTTCGATTCACGAATATTCTTATATCCCCTCGGTGCTTTGTTTGACCATCTTCCACTCTTTAATGTACCTCTGATACCGTTTTTGGTCGCCTTTGAACGTGCAATGTTATCACTTTGTGCAATACCTATGTACGCACCCAAAAGGACAGACCATGAGGAGGATTCAAAATTTAATTCTTCCTCAATCGCGTTAGGCTCTACCCCCAAGTATAATAGCTCTTTTACTGCATCAGTGGCATCTGGAACCCAGAAAGGGATGGATTATTTTTGTATAATTTTATAAATCACCACCATATCTGTTCGTTATTCATATAAGTAAAAATGCGTTCTTCAACTCCTTTTATCCGGTTATGCAGCCATAAAAGGCTATTGTCTGGAACACTGTCATATTGCAGACGTAAGCAGTCCGCTTTTTTGCGTCCCAAAGAAACCCACCGGTTTTCCCAATAAAACAGTTCGTACTCTTCTCCTGGGATAACATCATTCCCGTCTGTCCGCGGAGAATATATGATTCGGTCAATTTCAACCTTTTTCCCGAAATCTATTCCTACATAAGCGTTACGGACTTCACCGGCATAGAAAGTGTCAATATTCCCGTCGCATATTTTTGCGAGTTCTTCCGGAGACTTGTTTTTATCTGAGGCAAAAGGTGTTCCGGACAGTTTTCCTTCGGGCGAATAGCATTGCAGTTCACTGATGTTTACCCAAGATTGGTCAGGTGCCTTATATCGGATATAACGGCAGGTAGTAGGAGCGTGTAAGTTGACTTCTGCCATGGCGTGCTTGGGAGGTTCTTTGATTGTATAGATCCTTTTTGGAGTCGGGAAGTCAGCCTGGTTCGATATTTCAAAACAGCCGCCTGTCATTCTTGCGGCATAAACTGAGATATGCCCGTATTTAGGGTATTTGCGATATAAAGAAATGCTCCGGAGGGCGGAATGATCGGGAGCCAACACATGTACATCTCCATTCTCTTTTAGAATAAAAGGTGTCGCGAAAGGAGCCATCACGCCGTTTCGCACGGATGCCGGAAGATAAACGATGCCCTTACCTTCATTTTGATATCCGGCGATCTTGTTGTCGCCGAACGGGATTCCCCGCGCTACGTTTCCGAAAGTTATTGTCTTTTTATTCTCAGTTGCGGAAACGGCTACAGGTGTCCAATCTTTATTATTAAATATACATAAGAACAGTACGTCACCTTTCATGTTGGGATCCGAACCGGATAAGGTAATATTTGATACAGGCATCGGGTATTCTCCCGTGACGTCTTTCCAAAGGGGATCTAAGTAACCAATGTCGCCCTTATTGCTTGAATATTTGGTTCTGTAGATTTTAGGAATCTTATACGAGATGCTGTTGTGTCCCTCTCCGTTAAATCCGACATCCACAAACTTCCCGTCTTTGTTCATCACCACGTTCCACGCATGTCCGCTGCTCCTGTTTGCCCATGCGGGTACCACATCGATGGTAGAAGGAATGCCAATGGCTCTGAGTGACAAGGTCAGATATGCGGTCAAGTGGTCACAACTTCCCCAATGTAACTGATCTAACTCACTGAAAGTCGGGAAAAAAGGGTATTTACTCATTCCGGCGTTATAGTAAATGCCGGATACCTGCACAATTGCTTTTGTCAATTCCAAAGGGGCGCTGATTGAATCCAACAGGTAAGAGAATTTTTGATAAGCCTGTCCCCTCCAATCACTCAGTGATTCGTTTCCAATACGATAGGGTAAAATATATTCGCAGAAATCATCGAAAGAGCACTCCGTAAATTTTTTGAGGGTGTGTCAAAATTCCCTTTTTGAAGAAATGCCCCCTGCTATAGCTATCTGTGGCAGGGGTAAATCTTTATATTCAGGCATTATGACACACCCTCGTAAATTTTTTAGTGCGATGCCAGACTTTGATCGCTTCTTCTACATTGTTGATCAGGAAGTTGCCAGTTATAACTTCGATGTCTCTTACTATTTTGGGGCGCGGAGGGTCAATACATGTTTTATATACGGAATCCAATGCCATCCCTAACCGAGACTTGCTGGGATCCCACGCTTCTTTTTCTTTAATGTGATTATTTAAGATAATGGAATGAAAAGGATCTTGTTCATTGGCTGGAATGAGGCTGTACTTATCTGCCATATTCCCAACCAAAAAGAATATGGATCTGATCTTCAAAGAGTCTTTCTGAGAAATGAAATAGTCTAATGCCTTTTCTAATTCAGGCCTATTACCTTTTGCTTGCTTCAATACATTGTCTATTTGGGATGAATATTTTTCATACTTTGGATTTTGACAACAAGTCATAACCAAAAGTAGAATTGATTCAACTATACAAAAGAAAATTTTGTTATTCATTTACTTCTTAGTTTTAATTACAATATTTAAATGTTTCATTCACATTTAAAGGGAAGCACGCAATTTTATCACAAAAAGAACGCCTACGAATGTTCAAGACATAGATCTTTTCATCATTTTGTAGTAAATCTCTTGAGTGGAATTACTAGATATTGCTTCTTCCCAAAGAAACCGTCTATCAACCTGAAAAGTAGTTGATAGACGGTTTACTTTGTAAACTTCCCTTTTGTATGAAAATATATCAAAATGCTCTGTATTATACCTGAGTAGTTATATACAATGTATATAGTACAAATCCTTTATGTGTGTTATTCATTAATTTCATAATTGGTAATAATATGTTCATCGGTACTAACACCCTCAATTATTTCAGTGTTAGTACCGTCAGAT contains these protein-coding regions:
- a CDS encoding recombinase family protein, whose amino-acid sequence is MGAYIGIAQSDNIARSKATKNGIRGTLKSGRWSNKAPRGYKNIRESKHRCYIVVNEEAAKPIRTAFIELSKGVISANYARKKYCPHIPESTFLDMLRNLFYMGKIRVPAYKDEPEELVQGQHEALVSEEVFYKVQDVLDGKKKSKPKLEKAINPDLFLRKYIVCPKCGHAFTGSRSRRNGSYYTYYNCCEDAKHIRVRAEEANETFARYVGCLKPNEAVLRLYEAVLLDVQGGAKQEIKSKISALQKQLVDKRKQIVNAEDMLITDTSHADRYARILERYEKEALELETRISLLETGNRGNIEPKLDYAISLINNLDKYIKDAPIEVKMKLIGSIFDGKIEFDGKSYRTDIMVHR